The following are encoded in a window of Psychrobacter sp. P11F6 genomic DNA:
- a CDS encoding cytochrome c has product MKPLSVMLSMLVIGMTSSAAMAEGASVVNTSLANASLPNASLPNISPANSELVNRGAYIARAADCMACHGEDYTGGTAIETPMGDIYSTNITPSKRYGIGDYTETDLKTALQKGRTPSHMLYPAMPYPSYSGMKEEDISALFAYLQTVPAIDEAPKYKTDLPFPFNIRSLMIGWNFLNVPSTENRDGLTETQQRGEYIVNNLEHCGTCHTPRNSTMGFDKKMYLSGAQLGHWHAPNITPDESSGIGSWSEQDIVTYLRTGELDQRAYAGGPMGEAVAHSTRYLKNEDLNAIASYLKAVPAIQTDDKVAAIDVSRLPTPISESITHDLLAQKDYLAQAKAQVSNGSNSPESLYLAACGSCHGVDGYGQPDARYAPIVGLSSIRREKPDALVNMILHGVEGATNTSPIMPGFSDELNSEQIAGITNYVRVNFGGLNSSEVSASDVDRIATTGTDKPFLIKYAGLLAVIGIIVAIIIIVFVIRAILRSRRRR; this is encoded by the coding sequence ATGAAGCCACTTTCTGTGATGTTATCGATGCTCGTCATTGGTATGACCTCCAGCGCTGCGATGGCTGAAGGCGCAAGCGTCGTCAATACCAGCCTAGCCAATGCTAGCTTGCCTAATGCCAGTTTACCTAATATTAGTCCAGCCAACAGCGAGCTTGTCAATCGCGGTGCTTACATTGCCCGTGCAGCCGATTGCATGGCATGTCATGGCGAAGATTATACTGGCGGTACAGCGATCGAAACGCCGATGGGAGACATCTATTCAACCAATATAACCCCATCTAAACGTTATGGTATCGGCGATTATACCGAAACGGATTTAAAGACTGCGTTGCAAAAAGGTCGTACGCCAAGCCATATGCTTTACCCTGCCATGCCATATCCTTCTTATAGTGGCATGAAAGAAGAAGATATCAGTGCGTTGTTTGCTTATCTGCAAACCGTACCTGCTATCGATGAAGCACCGAAATATAAAACTGACCTGCCATTTCCCTTTAACATTCGCAGCTTAATGATTGGCTGGAATTTTCTCAATGTCCCGTCTACTGAAAACCGTGATGGTCTCACCGAGACGCAGCAACGTGGTGAATATATTGTCAATAACTTAGAGCACTGCGGTACTTGCCATACCCCGCGTAATAGCACTATGGGTTTCGATAAAAAAATGTATCTATCAGGTGCTCAGCTTGGTCATTGGCATGCACCAAATATTACGCCTGACGAGTCGAGCGGTATCGGTAGTTGGAGTGAACAAGATATCGTCACTTATCTGCGTACTGGTGAGCTTGACCAGCGTGCCTATGCGGGTGGTCCTATGGGCGAGGCGGTTGCACATAGTACGCGCTACTTAAAAAATGAAGATTTGAATGCCATTGCTTCTTATCTAAAAGCGGTGCCTGCTATCCAAACAGATGATAAGGTCGCAGCCATTGATGTCTCGCGTTTACCAACACCCATTAGCGAATCTATCACTCATGATTTACTGGCGCAAAAAGATTATTTAGCCCAAGCCAAAGCGCAGGTGAGTAATGGCAGCAATTCACCAGAATCGCTATATTTGGCAGCTTGTGGTAGCTGTCACGGCGTTGACGGTTATGGTCAGCCTGATGCGCGTTACGCTCCTATCGTTGGACTCAGCAGTATTCGCCGTGAGAAACCTGATGCGCTGGTCAATATGATCCTTCATGGGGTAGAAGGCGCGACTAACACGTCACCTATCATGCCAGGGTTCTCAGATGAGCTAAATAGCGAGCAAATCGCTGGTATTACCAATTATGTGCGTGTGAATTTTGGTGGTCTCAACAGTAGTGAGGTGAGTGCTAGTGATGTTGATCGTATCGCAACGACAGGTACTGACAAGCCCTTCTTAATCAAATATGCGGGCTTACTGGCAGTAATCGGCATCATCGTGGCTATTATTATCATTGTGTTTGTTATACGAGCCATCTTGCGGTCTAGGCGCCGTCGTTAA
- a CDS encoding flavin monoamine oxidase family protein, producing the protein MKDMLQSPTRRQLLSMIGKTAGATAMYQAMTTLGFASESSFKETMDLKGAPPGASIVILGAGLGGLTAAYELRKAGYDVKVLEYQNRGGGRSWTLNSGDKYTELGGEEVTCDFEEGNYFNGGPWRLPSHHYAVFHYCKQFGVEMQPFIQTNDRAYLHRSTHFDGVPQRLGDVKNDIQGHVAELLSKSVNVGGLDRSVNTEDKEKLLEGLKGWGVLDKDYRYRASNETSKHRGFSVFPGGGLMPDATPSKPLPISEILDSGMWADIYGNHMTYGHQPTMFQPVGGMGKIGDAFTRECRDMIEFNAKVTKIHQDDSGVTVDYVDSNSPDGATKTIRADWCVCNIPLTVLTQMDINVSKPMKQAMAAVPYETSYKVGLEFNRRFWEEDEWIFGGLTYTDMPIAQIAYPSQNMFKDGTGVLLGAYGYGPTSYKFNSLTPQERINVALAYGKYIHPQYPKEFRAGTSVVWHRIPWTLGCYGIWNESTRRQHYDTLCSIDNRIVLAGEHCSHIPAWQEGAILSGMDAAKRLHKKAKMLV; encoded by the coding sequence ATGAAAGACATGCTTCAATCACCAACGCGGCGCCAACTGCTCTCGATGATTGGTAAAACAGCGGGCGCGACCGCGATGTATCAGGCGATGACGACATTAGGATTTGCGTCAGAGTCGAGTTTTAAAGAGACCATGGATCTTAAAGGTGCACCTCCTGGCGCTAGTATCGTCATTCTTGGTGCGGGTCTTGGCGGGCTGACTGCAGCTTATGAGTTACGTAAAGCGGGTTACGATGTCAAAGTACTCGAATATCAAAATCGTGGCGGCGGTCGTAGCTGGACACTGAACAGCGGTGATAAATATACTGAGCTTGGCGGCGAAGAAGTCACCTGTGATTTTGAAGAGGGCAATTATTTTAATGGTGGACCGTGGCGTCTGCCAAGCCATCATTATGCCGTCTTCCATTATTGCAAACAGTTTGGCGTTGAAATGCAGCCCTTTATTCAAACCAATGATCGTGCTTATCTGCATCGAAGTACTCATTTCGACGGCGTGCCGCAGCGTTTGGGTGATGTGAAAAACGACATCCAAGGTCATGTCGCGGAGCTGCTATCGAAATCAGTTAACGTTGGTGGTCTTGATCGCTCGGTCAATACTGAGGACAAAGAAAAGCTATTAGAAGGTTTAAAAGGCTGGGGGGTGCTGGATAAAGATTATCGTTACCGCGCCAGTAATGAGACCAGTAAACATCGCGGCTTTAGTGTGTTTCCGGGTGGTGGCTTGATGCCTGATGCGACGCCATCAAAACCTTTGCCGATTAGTGAGATACTAGATTCAGGTATGTGGGCAGATATTTATGGCAACCATATGACTTATGGTCATCAACCGACGATGTTTCAGCCAGTAGGTGGTATGGGAAAAATTGGTGATGCGTTCACCCGTGAATGCCGCGATATGATTGAGTTTAATGCAAAGGTCACTAAAATTCATCAAGATGACAGTGGCGTCACTGTCGATTATGTAGACAGCAACAGCCCAGATGGTGCCACCAAGACCATTCGTGCAGACTGGTGCGTGTGCAATATTCCATTAACTGTATTGACGCAGATGGATATCAATGTCTCAAAACCAATGAAGCAGGCGATGGCTGCCGTGCCTTATGAAACCTCTTATAAAGTTGGTCTAGAGTTCAACCGCCGCTTTTGGGAAGAGGATGAATGGATATTTGGTGGTCTGACTTATACCGACATGCCCATTGCTCAGATTGCTTACCCGTCACAAAATATGTTTAAAGATGGTACGGGCGTGCTACTCGGTGCGTATGGTTATGGTCCGACGTCTTATAAGTTTAATAGCTTAACGCCGCAAGAACGTATTAATGTTGCGCTTGCTTATGGTAAATACATCCATCCTCAGTATCCAAAAGAGTTCCGCGCAGGGACATCAGTTGTCTGGCACCGCATCCCATGGACGCTCGGCTGTTACGGTATTTGGAATGAGTCGACCCGTCGTCAGCATTACGATACCTTGTGCAGTATTGATAATCGTATTGTGCTGGCGGGCGAGCATTGCTCACATATTCCGGCATGGCAAGAAGGCGCTATTTTATCTGGTATGGATGCCGCAAAGCGCTTACATAAAAAAGCAAAAATGCTGGTTTAA
- a CDS encoding flavodoxin family protein yields MNTPAKSSITDSIPTVSIAVIYHSNYGHTKRVAEAIVKGAHQQLPAAQAKAVDVHKVDWDYLDQADLLVFGSAVYMGSVTAEFKTFMDETSKRWYHRKWEGKWAAAFANSGGLSGDKLAVLQQISLYAMQHGMNWIGLPLMPTGHEAHDLNRLSSFLGLMTQSLDGPPEETPGRGDIDTAIWFGDHLAKTIIKHQPAARP; encoded by the coding sequence ATGAATACACCTGCCAAATCGTCCATTACTGATAGCATACCGACTGTATCTATTGCTGTTATTTATCATAGCAACTACGGTCATACCAAGCGCGTCGCTGAAGCGATCGTTAAAGGGGCGCATCAGCAATTGCCAGCAGCACAGGCCAAAGCCGTTGATGTCCACAAGGTTGACTGGGATTATTTGGATCAGGCGGATTTGCTGGTTTTCGGTAGTGCCGTATATATGGGTAGTGTCACTGCTGAATTTAAGACTTTTATGGATGAAACCTCAAAGCGCTGGTATCATCGTAAATGGGAAGGCAAGTGGGCAGCCGCTTTTGCCAACTCTGGTGGGCTGAGCGGTGATAAGCTGGCGGTATTGCAGCAGATTTCTTTGTATGCGATGCAGCATGGCATGAACTGGATTGGATTACCGCTGATGCCGACAGGTCATGAGGCTCATGATTTAAACCGTTTATCTAGCTTTTTGGGCTTGATGACCCAGTCGCTTGATGGTCCCCCTGAAGAAACGCCAGGACGTGGAGATATTGATACGGCTATTTGGTTCGGCGATCATTTGGCCAAGACAATTATCAAGCATCAGCCAGCGGCGCGCCCTTGA
- a CDS encoding c-type cytochrome, which translates to MKNMTLKLLTLMLLSGISSAALLGCSQQSDDEVTVSSVQDQNSLTTNDYQESRNTGAWGGVYMSREELTAPAINIVDDSSLPNMEDDPSITEWDAKFEGTNGFVTTDGKKLYHDSCAACHMHKGEGAYGAGYYPPLANNSKMQSKYYIIDILINGFRGMPSFHGMMNDAQMAAVTQYVVSDLNGFTDTVTAEDVAKLRHPNPSAGDPSDD; encoded by the coding sequence ATGAAAAACATGACACTCAAACTGCTGACGCTGATGCTGCTGAGTGGGATAAGCAGTGCAGCACTGTTGGGCTGTAGTCAACAGTCAGATGATGAAGTGACGGTTTCCAGTGTACAAGATCAGAATTCCTTAACAACCAATGACTATCAAGAAAGCCGAAATACGGGTGCGTGGGGCGGCGTTTATATGAGCCGTGAGGAGCTTACTGCACCTGCTATCAATATTGTCGATGACAGCTCATTGCCCAATATGGAAGACGACCCAAGTATTACTGAATGGGACGCAAAGTTTGAAGGAACAAATGGCTTTGTAACGACAGATGGCAAAAAGCTGTATCACGACTCTTGTGCGGCTTGTCACATGCACAAAGGCGAGGGTGCTTACGGTGCAGGCTATTATCCGCCACTGGCGAATAACAGTAAGATGCAATCAAAATATTACATCATCGATATCTTGATTAATGGCTTTCGTGGCATGCCCTCATTCCATGGAATGATGAACGATGCGCAGATGGCGGCGGTTACTCAATATGTGGTCAGTGACCTAAATGGTTTTACCGATACCGTGACTGCTGAAGATGTGGCAAAACTGCGGCATCCAAATCCATCAGCGGGTGATCCGAGTGATGATTAA